The genome window GACCAGGTGGGCGCGCACCTCGCCGGCGAGCCGTTCGTCGATGACGTCCTGCCCCGCCGCGGGCACCAGCACGTCGCAGTCGACGACCAGCTCCTGGCCGCGCGGGATGCGCAGGTGGTCCGGGGCCGCCTGCACGCAGGCGTCGCCGAGCTCGGCGCGCGCCGCCAGCCAGTACCCGACGTCGAGACCGTCCGGGTCGTGCACCGTGCCTTCGACGGTGGACAGCGCGACCACCTGCGCGCCGAGCTCGGCGAGTCTGCGGGCCGCGGCGGTACCCACCGCGCCGAAGCCCTGCAACGCGACCCGCGCACCGGCCAGCGAGCGGCCGAGGCGGGCCATCGCCGCGTCGGCGGACTCGGCCAACCCGTGACCGGTGACCCCGAGCTGGTCGTAGGGCACCCCGCCGAGCGACTCGGGCACGCCGACCGCCGCGCCGCGGTCGCCCAGCTCGTCCTGGATGATCGCGGCGTCGTCCTCGGTCATGCCCATGTCCAGGCCCGCGACGTAGCTGGCCGGGATCTGGTCGGCCAGCCTGCGGGCGAAGGCCCGCACGATCCGCTCCTTGTCCGGCGAGCCCGGGTCGGCGTTGATGCCGGCCTTCGCGCCGCCGTGGAAGAGGTCCACCGCGGCCCACTTCCACGTCATCACCCTGGCCAGCCGGGCGATCTCGGTCACCGTCACCGACGGGCTCATCCGCGTACCGCCCTTGCCGGTTCCGCGCGCGGTGTTGTCGATGACCAGCACCCCGCGCATACCGGTCCGGGCGTCGGAGACGCACACGACCTTCTCCGGGCCCCACTCGTCGATCTCCTGCAACAGATCACGCACCGTCGTGCTCTCCTTTTTCGACGCCACGCTTGCGAGTGGGCGTCGGCCGATA of Saccharopolyspora erythraea contains these proteins:
- a CDS encoding Glu/Leu/Phe/Val family dehydrogenase, giving the protein MRDLLQEIDEWGPEKVVCVSDARTGMRGVLVIDNTARGTGKGGTRMSPSVTVTEIARLARVMTWKWAAVDLFHGGAKAGINADPGSPDKERIVRAFARRLADQIPASYVAGLDMGMTEDDAAIIQDELGDRGAAVGVPESLGGVPYDQLGVTGHGLAESADAAMARLGRSLAGARVALQGFGAVGTAAARRLAELGAQVVALSTVEGTVHDPDGLDVGYWLAARAELGDACVQAAPDHLRIPRGQELVVDCDVLVPAAGQDVIDERLAGEVRAHLVVEGANLPTTPGARSLLAARGITVVPDFIANAGGAIAAGFAMDARRSAFRPEPTLILDEVARRSRDNTAVVLDIAREQDVLPHEAALRLAQDRVRTAMRLRGRLPRQEARPEAVTA